The following proteins come from a genomic window of Hydractinia symbiolongicarpus strain clone_291-10 chromosome 2, HSymV2.1, whole genome shotgun sequence:
- the LOC130630190 gene encoding uncharacterized protein LOC130630190 has product MNTEVPVVLIDGDITQSVDVADTVQYDRLDIGHYVNKIDALNDHEKHKLLNKVWKPTQTHNFEKDIKTNRKFKYAWFESFPWLVYSDLLKGAFCIHCVLFSKNAMKIGKMTQLCTQPFQDWRNATKVFKIHGEKSPFHRQCQADANSFMFRYTRGTGIAQQLDGIQNATIAKNRLIMTSLIKIITVIARQGLPLRGKDETDPTAEFQARSKNEDGNNCGNFLAIVKLAVNLECPILKEHLSTCAKNATYLSKTVQNELIYLIAKNI; this is encoded by the coding sequence ATGAATACAGAAGTACCTGTGGTACTCATAGATGGAGATATAACACAAAGTGTTGATGTGGCAGATACTGTGCAATATGATAGGTTGGACATTGGTCATTATGTGAATAAAATAGATGCTTTGAATGATCATGAAAAACATAAGTTACTGAACAAGGTATGGAAACCCACACAAACTCATAACTTCGAGAAAGACATCAAAACAAACAGAAAGTTTAAGTATGCTTGGTTTGAAAGCTTTCCTTGGCTAGTTTATTCTGACCTTCTTAAAGGTGCATTTTGCAttcactgtgttttattttctaaaaatgcaATGAAAATTGGTAAAATGACACAGTTATGTACGCAACCATTTCAAGACTGGAGAAACGCTaccaaagtttttaaaattcatgGGGAAAAATCGCCATTCCATCGACAATGTCAGGCAGATGCTAATAGTTTCATGTTCAGATATACCAGAGGCACTGGCATAGCACAACAATTAGATGGGATTCAAAATGCCACTATCGCTAAGAATCGCTTGATAATGACATCACTTATTAAAATCATAACAGTGATTGCAAGGCAAGGATTACCTCTCCGTGGAAAAGATGAAACTGATCCAACAGCGGAGTTCCAAGCCAGATCGAAAAATGAAGATGGTAATAATTGTGGCAATTTCCTTGCGATTGTTAAATTAGCTGTTAACCTAGAATGTCCTATATTGAAAGAGCACCTATCAACGTGTGCTAAAAATGCAACCTACTTGTCAAAAACTGTACAAAACGAACTGATCTATCTGATAGCCAAAAATATCTAG
- the LOC130630189 gene encoding uncharacterized protein LOC130630189 → MNKSHKRPELKLTGNISENFKNFELRFNDYCIQSNYRNLEKDSQTEQAEHYKQPLLEISALRSSMPDEALQVIRYTIEPSIPVDDKKKPWIWMNRLRTHYTGTTGSTLMTDRFKFWHSSQNQDETVQDWEVRIRQAGSLCEYGEITDIMCRDKFVFGLCEDTARTELLKTHLRTDGTQKTMSDVVAEAKSMESARVTNKLISDASKGTEENVHWTKATIPPQQRKKHRDMKLRREPNTCHWCGDNKGPHPWATCPANGRKCTRCGGFDHFARVCLEQQNVSHLGNKGYNRPNYNRRNNQRPPQPNSNPQGMQKSTNHLHATSTYHQPESRTESPEQQQPTYYTDEQPLYYSTAYATDQRNGQSQSNQEKFYSKLLCSSTGRNFVNLQFQIDSAATSNTISHQVVQKYFPDIELQKSRCVLLPYGNKSEPIRPIGKITLLCEKFKKYHSLVFQVLDSKDMIGKPALLSGKDCVNMNIMTINTGDIYSLQQQGNLNQPTTTSQPKTHVNKTKPLDTTHPLTKESLIECYKDSFNGVGCLQPPVSFRVKNEVTPVQMPIHRVPLSKRGKEKAAIDRYVKEGILEKVTQTTPWCSNILCREQPNKFRVCIDPSQTINKAIERPVYQMPTLNEHLHKLNNAKCFTLIDVKDGYFHVPLDEKSSDMTTMHTTYGRYRWKRLPFGINSAPEEFQMRLMTALEGLEGIAPIADDIIVYGCGETYQTAERDHDKNLIALMERARTKNIRFNPAKLKFKLKEQKFVGHILTQNGIKADPEKTDAILQMPKPHDKKSLQRFIGMVNYLSPYCQNLSTVIRPLTELTKTDMAFTWSSTQQTAFSDAKSLIASTPVLQYFDPAKKVILQVDASDNGLGGTLLQNNNQEQLQPVAFTSCTLTETERRYSQIEKECLAICNAFSKFDHWLYGHKNIEVHSDHKPLEIIMKKPLNRAPARLQRMLSRLQRYQFTVTYKKGTTLYIADTLSRAPLTKPSTNTINAFEVFRVDTESEYPQHHHQLKNDTEMNILSATKNDPTFQRLYTLIQRGWSDEPQQLDQDLKPYWNFRDELSINNGFIYKGHCTMIPNGLRNEMLQKIHTNHMGAASNTRMAKEVLFWPNMARGITNMCHDCSDCAKYQRSASKEPMRSIPVPSLPWQIVSQDLFEYENKDYLVTVCHFSDWIEVDHLPNTLASTVVRHTTAHFSRYEICHTDNGPQFISNEFKNFAKQYGFHHTRSAPYYPKGNGRAEAAVKVAKNMLKKSQDFQIALLNYRNTPQQGHLSSPAQRMMNRRTRTMLPTSKSALLPSPIDVANTTQQIIDKRRTAKEIYDRHSGPVHDKPDVGTYAYAKPPPQKRGQPWTYGRIIRKNDMSYTLQTPQNTIITRNRVHIKPAAAPSGPLSIHKTVIVQPQHTTVKPRLDQITPAHNQAPITHVARPLPSERPRSSPQAKQASIEDLSMTPIRPQRTTKLPTRFKDYVMS, encoded by the coding sequence atgaataaatcacATAAACGACCAGAATTGAAGTTAACTGGCAACATATCTgaaaatttcaagaattttgAACTTAGATTCAATGACTATTGCATTCAGTCGAACTACAGAAATTTAGAGAAAGACTCACAAACTGAGCAAGCAGAACATTACAAGCAACCTTTGTTGGAGATCTCTGCACTGAGATCTTCAATGCCAGATGAAGCTCTCCAGGTGATACGTTATACCATTGAGCCATCCATTCCAGTAGATGATAAGAAAAAACCGTGGATTTGGATGAATCGTCTACGCACACATTACACAGGAACAACAGGATCTACCCTAATGACTGATCGGTTCAAATTCTGGCATTCGTCCCAAAATCAAGATGAGACAGTCCAGGATTGGGAGGTCCGAATACGACAAGCCGGAAGCCTGTGTGAATATGGAGAAATTACAGACATTATGTGTCGTGATAAGTTTGTCTTTGGACTTTGTGAGGACACAGCACGAACTGAACTGTTAAAAACACATCTGAGAACAGATGGCACACAGAAAACAATGTCAGATGTTGTCGCAgaggccaagtcaatggaatctGCTCGAGTGACAAACAAACTCATCAGTGATGCATCAAAAGGGACAGAAGAGAATGTTCACTGGACAAAAGCAACAATACCACCACAACAAAGGAAGAAACACAGAGACATGAAATTGAGACGTGAGCCAAATACTTGCCACTGGTGTGGAGACAATAAAGGACCACATCCTTGGGCAACTTGCCCAGCTAATGGACGTAAATGCACAAGGTGTGGTGGATTTGACCACTTTGCAAGAGTAtgtctagaacaacaaaatgtCAGCCACCTTGGCAACAAGGGATACAACAGACCCAACTACAACAGAAGAAATAACCAACGTCCTCCACAACCAAACAGCAATCCGCAGGGTATGCAAAAGTCGACCAACCACCTTCATGCAACATCAACATATCATCAACCAGAAAGCAGAACAGAATCACCTGAGCAGCAACAACCAACATACTACACTGATGAACAACCACTGTATTACAGCACAGCGTACGCAACAGATCAACGGAATGGACAATCCCAATCAAATCAggaaaaattttattcaaagCTTTTGTGTTCATCAACAGGGAGAAACTTTGTAAACCTACAGTTCCAAATCGACTCCGCCGCTACATCTAACACCATATCGCACCAGGTCGTCCAGAAATACTTTCCTGATATCGAGCTTCAGAAATCACGTTGTGTATTACTTCCTTATGGGAACAAAAGTGAGCCAATCAGACCCATCGGGAAAATCACCCTTTTGTGCGAAAAGTTCAAAAAGTATCATAGTCTAGTGTTCCAAGTCCTTGACTCGAAGGACATGATCGGAAAGCCAGCTCTCCTTTCCGGTAAAGACTGTGTAAACATGAACATCATGACAATCAACACAGGGGATATCTACTCTCTGCAACAGCAAGGCAACCTGAATCAGCCAACAACCACTAGCCAACCAAAAACACATGTTAACAAAACAAAGCCATTAGATACAACCCATCCGCTGACCAAGGAGTCATTAATTGAATGCTATAAAGATAGCTTTAACGGTGTTGGCTGTCTCCAACCACCAGTATCATTCCGGGTAAAAAATGAGGTTACACCAGTTCAAATGCCAATTCACCGAGTACCACTGAGCAAACGTGGGAAAGAAAAAGCAGCTATAGACAGATATGTCAAAGAAGGAATACTGGAAAAAGTGACACAAACAACTCCATGGTGCTCAAACATACTTTGTAGAGAACAACCAAACAAATTTCGTGTATGCATAGATCCCAGCCAAACAATAAACAAAGCAATAGAACGACCTGTATACCAAATGCCAACACTGAATGAACATCTACACAAACTGAACAATGCAAAATGTTTCACATTAATTGATGTAAAGGATGGGTATTTTCACGTGCCGTTAGATGAAAAATCATCAGATATGACAACAATGCACACTACCTATGGACGTTATCGATGGAAAAGACTTCCATTTGGCATCAACAGTGCTCCAGAGGAATTTCAAATGAGACTCATGACAGCGTTAGAAGGACTAGAAGGTATCGCACCCATAGCTGATGACATCATAGTATATGGTTGTGGGGAAACATACCAGACAGCAGAAAGGGATCATGACAAAAATCTCATTGCACTAATGGAAAGAGCTAGAACCAAGAACATTAGATTCAACCCAGCAAAACTCAAATTCAAGCTGAAAGAACAGAAATTTGTAGGACACATTCTTACACAAAATGGCATCAAAGCTGATCCGGAGAAAACTGATGCCATCCTACAGATGCCAAAACCACACGACAAAAAGAGCCTGCAACGCTTCATTGGAATGGTCAACTACTTATCACCTTACTGCCAGAACTTGAGCACTGTCATCCGGCCATTGACTGAACTAACAAAAACAGACATGGCGTTCACATGGTCTTCAACACAACAGACTGCATTTTCAGATGCTAAATCACTTATAGCATCTACACCTGTCCTACAATACTTTGATCCAGCTAAGAAGGTGATACTCCAGGTTGACGCAAGTGACAATGGTCTTGGAGGAACACTTCTACAAAACAACAATCAAGAACAGTTACAACCAGTCGCATTCACGTCTTGTACTCTCACTGAAACTGAGAGAAGATACTCTCAAATTGAGAAAGAGTGTTTAGCTATATGTAATGCATTCTCCAAGTTTGACCACTGGCTGTACGGACACAAAAACATTGAAGTACATAGCGACCACAAACCTCTGGAAATCATCATGAAGAAGCCACTCAACCGAGCACCGGCACGACTTCAAAGAATGCTATCCAGACTACAGAGATACCAATTTACGGTAACCTACAAGAAAGGAACCACACTCTACATAGCAGATACCCTATCCAGAGCACCACTCACCAAACCTTCCACAAACACAATAAATGCCTTTGAAGTATTCCGCGTTGATACAGAGTCAGAGTATCCACAACACCACCATCAGCTCAAAAACGACACGGAAATGAACATCCTATCAGCTACGAAAAATGACCCAACCTTTCAACGGCTCTACACCCTGATACAAAGAGGATGGTCAGATGAACCACAACAACTTGATCAGGATCTCAAACCATACTGGAACTTTAGAGACGAACTGTCCATCAACAATGGTTTTATATATAAAGGACACTGTACCATGATACCAAACGGACTGAGAAATGAAATGCTTCAGAAAATACATACCAATCACATGGGTGCAGCTTCCAACACGAGAATGGCAAAAGAAGTACTTTTCTGGCCAAATATGGCAAGAGGCATTACTAACATGTGTCATGACTGCTCCGATTGTGCAAAATACCAAAGATCAGCATCTAAAGAACCGATGCGATCAATTCCTGTTCCGTCACTCCCTTGGCAAATTGTTAGCCAAGATCTGTTTGAATACGAGAATAAGGACTATCTGGTCACAGTATGCCACTTCTCTGACTGGATTGAAGTTGATCACTTACCAAACACCCTTGCCTCTACTGTTGTAAGGCACACCACAGCACACTTTTCGCGTTATGAAATATGCCATACAGACAATGGACCACAGTTCATCAGCAATGAGTTCAAGAATTTCGCCAAACAATATGGCTTCCACCATACTCGCTCTGCTCCATATTACCCAAAAGGGAATGGGCGTGCTGAAGCTGCAGTCAAAGTTGCAAAAAACATGCTCAAAAAGTCTCAAGACTTCCAAATAGCGCTTCTAAACTACAGAAATACTCCGCAACAGGGACACTTGAGTTCCCCTGCACAAAGAATGATGAACCGAAGAACCCGAACTATGCTACCAACCTCAAAGTCTGCACTTTTACCATCACCCATAGACGTAGCCAATACAACACAACAGATAATTGACAAACGAAGAACAGCCAAGGAAATATACGACCGTCATTCAGGACCGGTTCACGACAAACCAGACGTTGGCACATACGCATATGCTAAACCACCTCCACAAAAACGGGGACAACCATGGACGTATGGACGAATAATCAGAAAAAATGACATGTCGTATACCTTGCAAACACCACAGAATACCATTATCACAAGAAACCGGGTTCACATCAAACCAGCGGCAGCACCATCCGGGCCACTGAGCATACATAAAACTGTCATCGTACAACCTCAACATACCACAGTCAAACCACGGTTGGATCAAATAACACCTGCACACAATCAAGCACCTATAACCCATGTAGCACGACCTCTTCCATCTGAACGACCACGCAGCAGTCCACAAGCAAAGCAAGCCTCAATCGAAGATTTGTCCATGACACCAATAAGGCCACAGAGAACAACTAAATTACCAACTCGCTTTAAGGACTATGTCATGTCGTAA